Proteins encoded by one window of Juglans regia cultivar Chandler chromosome 15, Walnut 2.0, whole genome shotgun sequence:
- the LOC109018742 gene encoding triacylglycerol lipase OBL1-like, whose protein sequence is MAPYERQFCDHFLLLKPEEASFYDLVRFLLFSDYSETCGFLDFTESLEADFWRRWYIFNSLLVQKLLLLYGKPLVLIGNMLELWLNLLLRNGGFLKLFFKFFTGEVVLPDPSSATFTSVVGCLDGRVELDKSIRQDDHIKYNASLAMMASKLSYENAEFVHTIIRDHWNMEYLGFYNFWNDFQGQPSTQAIMFQETKNNPNLIVVGFRGTDPFDPIAIGIDVDFSWIELKGVGKAHSGFMKALGLQKDKGWPKEIEKGSDPQQQFAYYEVRSKLREILQKNKRAKFILTGHSLGGALAILFVTILAMHEEAWLLDKLEGVYTFGQPRVGNKQFGDYMKEKLNENDVRYLRYVYCNDVVPRVPYDDDCIFFEHFSPVLYYNVYYNGKVLWEEPNKNYFSLLWVIPMQLNAVLELIRSFIIPYIRGSDYKESWLMKMYRVFGLIIPGLVAHSSQDYINITRLGSLPIDLQNSLGATRRLELKWNTGKTSEAKEIKP, encoded by the exons ATGGCGCCATACGAGAGACAATTCTGTGACCATTTTCTGCTGCTTAAGCCAGAAGAGGCGAGCTTCTATGATCTTGTTCGCTTTCTCCTTTTCTCCGACTACTCAGAAACATGTGGATTCCTCGACTTCACGGAATCTCTAGAGGCAGATTTTTGGCGCCGATGGTACATCTTCAACTCCCTTCTCGTGCAGAAACTACTCCTTCTCTATGGAAAACCTCTGGTTCTGATAGGGAATATGCTGGAGCTGTGGCTGAATCTTCTCTTAAGAAACGGAGGATTTCTCAAGCTGTTTTTTAAGTTCTTTACAG GAGAGGTGGTGCTGCCTGATCCATCATCGGCAACGTTCACATCTGTGGTGGGATGTCTTGATGGAAGAGTGGAGTTAGACAAAAGCATTAGACAAGAtgatcacataaaatataatgctTCGCTTGCAATGATGGCTTCCAAATTGTCATACGAAAATGCAGAATTTGTTCATACCATAATCAGAGATCACTGGAAC ATGGAATACTTAGGGTTCTACAACTTCTGGAACG ATTTTCAAGGACAACCTTCAACTCAAGCTATCATGTTCCAAGAAACAAAGAATAACCCTAACCTAATAGTGGTTGGGTTTAGGGGCACCGATCCATTTGATCCAATTGCAATTGGGATAGATGTGGACTTTTCATGGATTGAACTTAAAGGCGTGGGAAAGGCCCATAGTGGCTTTATGAAAGCTCTAGGCTTGCAGAAGGACAAAGGTTGGccaaaagaaatagagaaaggaAGTGATCCCCAACAACAATTTGCTTACTATGAAGTAAGAAGCAAGCTAAGAGAAATATTGCAGAAGAACAAGAGAGCTAAATTCATATTAACAGGACATAGCTTGGGTGGGGCATTGGCAATTCTATTTGTGACCATTCTAGCCATGCATGAAGAGGCATGGTTATTAGATAAGTTGGAGGGAGTGTATACATTTGGGCAACCAAGGGTTGGCAACAAGCAATTTGGGGATTACATGAAGGAAAAGCTGAATGAGAATGATGTGAGGTATCTGAGATATGTTTACTGCAATGACGTGGTGCCTAGGGTCCCTTATGACGATGACTGTATATTCTTTGAGCACTTCTCTCCCGTCCTCTACTACAATGTGTACTACAACGGGAAG GTTTTATGGGAGGAGCCAAATAAGAACTACTTCTCATTATTATGGGTAATACCTATGCAGCTAAATGCAGTTTTGGAGCTGATTAGAAGTTTCATAATCCCATATATCAGAGGGTCAGACTACAAAGAAAGTTGGTTGATGAAAATGTATAGAGTGTTTGGATTGATAATTCCCGGATTAGTAGCACATAGTTCTCAAGATTATATTAACATCACCCGATTGGGATCCTTACCTATAGACCTCCAAAACTCACTTGGTGCCACACGGCGGCTAGAGTTGAAGTGGAACACAGGGAAGACATCTGAAGCAAAGGAGATCAAACCCTAA